A region of Veillonellaceae bacterium DNA encodes the following proteins:
- a CDS encoding helix-turn-helix domain-containing protein — protein sequence MLDQIASYLYQGVTITQAAENLHMSRITFRKWVLRYKEEGFKGLRPRQHLSYYSNQMKIQAVKEYLKGGVSMLSVCAKYRISGTLSLKTWIEAYNEHKLTDLVSEGGDLMGKRQQSVKEERVRIVQECIASGCDYNKIAKKYNMSYQTLYTWVKKFKEMGEVGLEDYRGKPIRLQTPRTEEEQLRQENARLLEEQKDLIAEIALLKKKMEIEERLRSSKDSALLTFSEILKP from the coding sequence ATGTTAGACCAGATTGCTTCATATCTCTATCAGGGTGTTACGATTACCCAGGCAGCTGAAAATCTTCATATGAGCCGCATAACATTCAGGAAATGGGTCCTCCGGTATAAAGAGGAGGGCTTTAAGGGATTGCGGCCCAGGCAGCATTTGTCTTACTACTCCAATCAGATGAAGATCCAGGCCGTAAAGGAATATCTTAAAGGCGGTGTTTCCATGCTTTCCGTCTGTGCCAAATACAGAATTTCCGGCACACTCTCCCTTAAAACATGGATTGAGGCGTATAATGAGCATAAGTTGACAGACCTCGTTTCTGAAGGAGGAGATCTTATGGGCAAACGCCAGCAATCGGTCAAGGAAGAGCGAGTCAGAATCGTTCAGGAGTGCATCGCCAGTGGATGCGATTATAACAAGATAGCCAAGAAGTACAACATGTCCTACCAAACGCTCTACACATGGGTAAAAAAGTTCAAGGAAATGGGCGAAGTTGGTCTTGAGGATTACAGAGGAAAGCCGATCAGGCTCCAAACGCCCCGGACCGAAGAAGAACAGCTGCGTCAGGAGAATGCCAGACTTCTTGAAGAACAGAAGGATCTTATAGCAGAGATTGCCCTGCTAAAAAAAAAGATGGAGATAGAGGAAAGGTTGCGTTCCTCGAAGGATTCAGCCTTACTCACCTTCTCAGAGATTTTAAAGCCATAA
- the hisH gene encoding imidazole glycerol phosphate synthase subunit HisH, giving the protein MKIVIIDYGAGNIANVYHALKRAGSEGIVSSDPLVIADADALILPGVGAMGDAMNRLTESGLSEAIRESVEKGTKLAGICLGMQALYDYSTEGGHVEGLGFLSGHIEEIPAVPGRKVPHMGWNELVFAKDHWISRGLPAHPYVYFVHSYYKVPADTEEVIATADYGVPIPAIVGEGNVIGLQFHPEKSGAIGALLLRNILEWFKL; this is encoded by the coding sequence ATGAAAATCGTCATCATCGATTACGGCGCAGGAAATATTGCGAATGTCTACCACGCTTTGAAAAGAGCCGGGAGCGAAGGCATCGTTTCCTCCGACCCCCTGGTCATTGCAGACGCGGATGCCCTCATCCTTCCGGGCGTGGGCGCCATGGGAGACGCCATGAACCGCCTCACGGAAAGCGGCCTTTCCGAAGCCATCCGGGAATCGGTCGAAAAAGGCACAAAGCTGGCCGGCATCTGCCTTGGCATGCAGGCCCTCTACGACTACTCCACCGAAGGCGGCCACGTCGAAGGACTCGGTTTCCTTTCAGGCCACATCGAAGAAATTCCCGCTGTGCCGGGACGCAAAGTCCCCCACATGGGATGGAATGAGCTCGTATTTGCCAAGGACCACTGGATTTCCAGAGGCCTTCCCGCTCATCCCTACGTCTACTTCGTTCATTCTTACTATAAAGTCCCCGCAGACACCGAAGAAGTCATAGCGACGGCTGACTACGGCGTCCCCATCCCCGCGATCGTCGGAGAAGGAAACGTCATCGGCCTCCAGTTCCATCCGGAGAAATCCGGAGCCATCGGGGCCCTGTTGTTACGAAACATACTGGAGTGGTTCAAGTTATGA
- a CDS encoding helix-turn-helix domain-containing protein has protein sequence MQESKSFIAVPPGATIKEQIDDRGMTQKEFASRMDLSEKHVSKLIHGDVQLTTDVAERLELVLGVPASFWNNLEAIYKEKLEKVRAENQ, from the coding sequence ATGCAGGAGAGTAAAAGTTTCATAGCGGTGCCGCCAGGAGCAACTATTAAGGAGCAGATTGATGATCGTGGCATGACTCAGAAGGAATTTGCCAGCCGGATGGACCTGTCGGAAAAGCATGTAAGTAAGCTGATTCATGGTGATGTCCAATTGACAACGGATGTTGCTGAACGTTTGGAGTTAGTGCTCGGTGTACCTGCTAGTTTCTGGAATAATCTGGAAGCGATTTACAAGGAAAAGCTGGAGAAGGTACGCGCTGAAAATCAATGA
- the hisC gene encoding histidinol-phosphate transaminase: MNNNWLRKTLKNFAPYAVAPIHEKTVINANESYFNILSLPSVMKDAEEALANLKPQIYPAPMADTLREAIADYLSVDPSWILAGNGGDEVITYIINTFLDPEDILLTHAPTFDMYETEAAVIGAKTISVPDLPGFKRDWDGIAKAVEKYQPKLTVLCNPNNPTGELAPLSEIERIVSLSKNPVLVDEAYMEFAQAESAISLIKKYPNVMVIRTLSKAFGLAGMRCGYMVADSDMIDAVSKVKSPYNLNVFTQAFGAIALKHRDEIFKVRDGIIAERDRFLSELSSVKGIRVYPSSTNFFLMDAGTYAPALFEALRKADILVKKYKSPEMASFFRITVTTKDVDERILSVIREVIPNA, translated from the coding sequence ATGAACAATAACTGGCTTAGAAAAACACTGAAAAACTTCGCTCCTTACGCTGTCGCTCCCATCCATGAAAAGACCGTCATCAACGCCAACGAAAGCTACTTCAATATCCTCTCCCTTCCTTCCGTCATGAAGGATGCCGAAGAGGCCCTTGCCAATCTGAAGCCGCAGATCTATCCGGCGCCGATGGCAGACACACTGCGCGAAGCCATCGCGGATTACCTTTCCGTCGATCCCTCCTGGATCCTGGCAGGAAACGGAGGCGATGAAGTCATCACTTACATTATTAATACATTCCTCGATCCCGAGGACATCCTCCTGACGCATGCGCCGACCTTCGACATGTACGAGACCGAGGCTGCCGTCATCGGAGCAAAGACCATCTCCGTTCCCGATCTTCCTGGTTTCAAACGCGACTGGGACGGGATTGCCAAAGCCGTCGAGAAATACCAGCCGAAGCTCACCGTCCTCTGCAATCCGAACAATCCGACAGGCGAGCTCGCGCCTCTTTCTGAAATTGAAAGGATCGTTTCCCTTTCGAAGAACCCGGTCCTCGTCGACGAAGCATACATGGAATTCGCCCAGGCAGAAAGTGCCATTTCCCTCATCAAGAAATATCCGAACGTCATGGTCATCCGCACCCTTTCGAAAGCCTTCGGGCTCGCCGGCATGCGCTGCGGCTACATGGTGGCGGACAGCGACATGATCGATGCTGTTTCCAAAGTGAAGAGCCCGTACAACCTGAACGTCTTCACTCAGGCCTTCGGCGCCATCGCTTTGAAGCACAGGGATGAAATTTTCAAAGTCAGGGACGGCATCATTGCAGAAAGAGACCGCTTCCTTTCCGAGCTCTCTTCCGTCAAGGGCATCCGCGTATACCCCTCTTCCACGAATTTCTTCCTCATGGACGCAGGAACGTATGCACCCGCGCTCTTCGAAGCGCTTCGGAAAGCAGACATCCTCGTCAAGAAGTACAAGAGCCCTGAGATGGCCTCCTTCTTCCGCATCACTGTCACCACTAAGGACGTCGACGAAAGGATCCTCTCCGTCATCCGGGAGGTGATTCCTAATGCGTGA
- the hisIE gene encoding bifunctional phosphoribosyl-AMP cyclohydrolase/phosphoribosyl-ATP diphosphatase HisIE, protein MENVKPENIHFNEKGLISAIVQDARSGEILMMAWMNKESLQKTLETRETWFYSRSRQKLWHKGEESGHIQHIERLLIDCDEDTIVAQVLPEGPACHTGNRTCFFRGIEGFENKETKGNLSILHALSEEIKDRKKNPQPKSYTNYLLAEGSDKIDKKIGEEASEVIIADQHKDKEEITSESCDLLYHLFVLWENAGVDLYDIMAEMERRDEVKGNKKTVGHLDKTF, encoded by the coding sequence ATGGAAAACGTCAAACCAGAAAACATACACTTCAACGAAAAAGGCCTCATCTCCGCCATCGTCCAGGACGCAAGAAGCGGCGAAATCCTCATGATGGCATGGATGAATAAAGAATCTCTGCAAAAGACCCTCGAAACAAGAGAAACCTGGTTCTACAGCCGGAGCCGCCAGAAACTCTGGCACAAAGGCGAAGAATCCGGCCACATCCAGCACATCGAGCGCCTCTTGATTGACTGCGACGAAGACACCATCGTAGCCCAGGTCCTCCCCGAAGGCCCCGCCTGCCACACAGGAAACCGCACCTGCTTCTTCCGCGGCATAGAGGGATTCGAAAATAAAGAAACAAAAGGGAACCTTTCCATCCTCCACGCCCTCAGCGAGGAAATCAAAGACAGAAAGAAAAATCCCCAGCCCAAATCCTACACGAACTACCTCCTTGCCGAAGGCAGCGACAAGATCGACAAGAAGATCGGAGAAGAAGCCAGCGAAGTCATCATCGCCGACCAGCACAAAGATAAAGAAGAAATCACCTCCGAATCCTGCGACCTCCTCTACCACCTCTTCGTCCTGTGGGAAAACGCAGGCGTAGACCTCTACGACATCATGGCCGAAATGGAAAGAAGAGACGAAGTCAAAGGAAACAAGAAAACAGTAGGACACTTGGATAAGACATTTTGA
- the hisA gene encoding 1-(5-phosphoribosyl)-5-[(5-phosphoribosylamino)methylideneamino]imidazole-4-carboxamide isomerase translates to MIVFPAIDIKNGRCVRLRQGEASDVTVYGEDPVETALSFEEAGAEFLHVVDLDGAFKGKGVNTPLIRSICEAVSIPVETGGGIRTMDDIEERIDAGVFRVIIGSRAVEDPSFATKAAARWKGRIAVSIDARGDEAAVHGWTKGGGVKVMPLAKELLSSGVSTIIYTDISKDGMLTGPNFEMLEMLQALPGISLIASGGVSSPDDLKKLQDMSIYGAICGKALYEGRVTMEDIRKLKE, encoded by the coding sequence ATGATCGTATTTCCTGCCATAGACATCAAGAACGGCCGCTGCGTCCGCCTCCGTCAGGGAGAGGCCAGCGACGTCACCGTCTACGGGGAAGACCCCGTGGAAACCGCGCTCTCCTTCGAGGAAGCCGGCGCGGAATTCCTTCACGTCGTCGACCTTGACGGCGCCTTCAAAGGAAAAGGCGTGAATACGCCCCTCATCCGCTCCATCTGCGAAGCCGTCTCCATCCCCGTCGAGACAGGCGGCGGCATCCGCACTATGGACGATATCGAAGAAAGAATCGACGCCGGCGTCTTCCGCGTCATCATCGGGAGCCGCGCCGTCGAAGACCCGTCCTTTGCTACAAAAGCTGCAGCGCGCTGGAAGGGCCGCATTGCCGTCTCCATCGACGCCAGAGGAGATGAAGCCGCTGTCCACGGCTGGACAAAAGGCGGCGGCGTGAAAGTCATGCCGCTTGCCAAAGAGCTCCTTTCCTCCGGCGTTTCCACCATCATTTACACAGACATCAGCAAGGACGGCATGCTCACCGGGCCGAACTTCGAGATGCTCGAGATGCTTCAGGCACTTCCCGGCATTTCCCTCATCGCCTCCGGCGGCGTCAGCTCCCCTGATGATCTGAAGAAATTACAGGACATGAGCATTTATGGTGCCATCTGCGGCAAAGCCCTCTACGAAGGGCGCGTCACCATGGAAGACATCCGGAAACTGAAGGAGTGA
- the hisF gene encoding imidazole glycerol phosphate synthase subunit HisF — protein sequence MLTKRIIPCLDVNHGRVVKGKQFKNLRDVDDPVALGKAYSDAGADELVFYDITATHENRPVFTETVKAIAREISIPFTVGGGMRTTEDFREMLLAGADKVSVNSAAVLRPELISEAAERFGRQCVVLSIDGKRNDKGSWDVYVEGGRKNTGIDVLKWAKKGEALGAGEICMNSMDADGEKKGYDLELLKALSEILTIPVIASGGAGPMEDFKQAFEAEADAALAASVFHFGEIPIPDLKKYLAKEGIPIRPAE from the coding sequence ATGCTGACAAAACGAATCATTCCCTGCCTCGACGTCAACCACGGCCGCGTCGTAAAAGGCAAGCAGTTCAAGAACCTCCGGGACGTCGACGACCCCGTCGCCCTCGGCAAGGCCTACTCCGATGCAGGCGCCGATGAACTCGTCTTCTACGACATCACCGCCACCCACGAGAACCGCCCCGTCTTCACCGAGACCGTCAAAGCCATCGCCAGGGAAATTTCCATCCCCTTCACGGTCGGAGGCGGCATGAGGACGACAGAAGACTTCCGCGAAATGCTCCTTGCCGGAGCCGACAAAGTCTCCGTGAACTCCGCCGCTGTCCTCCGCCCCGAACTTATTTCCGAAGCCGCCGAGCGCTTCGGCCGTCAGTGCGTCGTCCTTTCCATCGACGGAAAAAGAAACGATAAAGGCAGCTGGGACGTCTACGTCGAAGGCGGAAGAAAGAACACAGGCATCGACGTCCTCAAATGGGCGAAAAAAGGCGAAGCCCTGGGCGCCGGAGAAATCTGCATGAACTCCATGGATGCCGACGGAGAGAAAAAAGGCTATGACCTCGAGCTCCTGAAAGCACTCTCAGAAATCCTCACCATCCCCGTCATCGCATCCGGAGGCGCAGGGCCCATGGAAGACTTCAAGCAAGCCTTCGAAGCAGAAGCCGATGCCGCGCTTGCCGCATCCGTCTTCCACTTCGGAGAAATCCCGATTCCCGATCTGAAAAAATACCTGGCAAAAGAAGGCATCCCCATCCGCCCGGCAGAATAG
- a CDS encoding restriction endonuclease, which yields MANYNALFPSPDNPHLSLRQADGKVLGRVRAIVKGSAPQAGMKDYRFFVDPVSPLPKGFEEAEKFGFTGFMSRIGFGFNSFQTEEQALAKLMEEYGDSFVTFTPALRSNKFFVLDDMTKEGRTPFMDVDKNYYPVPAFGTIDQPVFGGDINKFCHHIMSGKPLPGLSKRNWNNDVRPQLVVAATKNFEGKLGPWVVFAPLHDDAFDSMVIGEGGAYFRVRNHGPLGYGLVDVNNSEILSHILRCEESPLWFVPEEFLPDLRRDLRPVPEDEDILKDSGVEVNPFGMSEGNFVTKDDLFQLLNGKRDEETGEGVLDVIRKMNLKGKKPLEKMPEAQEGKKLKAEFKADEVLKDAEKPRRGNEGRGRKEAPRQEAPAKDAPKADPKPKAEVKAEVQKVMKAEAAASTRRSDKNKNETKEKENNKNRREVKEAPLLEAGKGPVKELEAPAAKEVKETAKEAPKEAPKETAKDAAKEAPKDVKEAPKQETPAKETKGKNGKRDEAPAFTEKDFIDRLTDTASRAGLLYNQKDLINFHISVKSSRLVILAGMSGTGKSGLVRLYGKALGIPEERICFLPVRPSWMDDGDILGYVDMKNLVYRSADTGLAELLIDASQHTDKLYIVCFDEMNLARAEHYFAQFISALEKEGNPVIRLYNPSLAPRLYNGDRYPADITVGSNVIFTGTVNVDESTYHFSDKILDRANVITLHQGRFRDLMGLKRRKRARYDEIGAKMFGTFRVRGGLGLTERELDLLDALNDAFHDSGIQCGIGFRVARQMGRYLENIPEGFGFSRKEGIDSQVVQRILTKLRGSSQQLSILLSLNDKGELKGTIPAVLEKFSDLSNFEESKRVLKIKAGELKLYDYTI from the coding sequence ATGGCGAATTATAACGCGCTTTTTCCAAGCCCGGATAATCCTCATCTTTCCCTCAGGCAGGCTGATGGCAAGGTGCTCGGCCGTGTGCGTGCGATCGTAAAGGGATCGGCACCGCAGGCAGGGATGAAGGATTACCGGTTTTTTGTTGACCCTGTTTCACCGCTGCCAAAGGGCTTCGAGGAGGCGGAGAAGTTCGGGTTCACTGGTTTTATGAGCCGCATCGGTTTCGGTTTCAATTCATTTCAGACGGAGGAGCAGGCGCTCGCAAAGCTCATGGAGGAGTATGGGGACTCTTTTGTGACGTTTACGCCGGCTCTTCGGAGTAATAAGTTTTTTGTCCTGGATGATATGACGAAGGAAGGGCGGACGCCTTTCATGGATGTGGATAAGAATTATTATCCGGTGCCAGCTTTCGGGACGATCGACCAGCCTGTTTTCGGCGGGGATATCAACAAGTTCTGCCATCATATCATGTCAGGGAAGCCGCTTCCGGGGCTTTCGAAGAGGAACTGGAATAATGATGTCCGTCCGCAGCTGGTTGTGGCAGCGACGAAAAATTTCGAGGGGAAGCTGGGGCCGTGGGTCGTCTTCGCTCCGCTTCATGATGATGCTTTCGATTCGATGGTGATCGGCGAAGGCGGGGCGTATTTCCGTGTCAGAAATCACGGTCCTCTGGGCTATGGCCTCGTCGATGTCAATAATTCGGAAATCCTTTCGCATATTCTCCGCTGCGAGGAGAGTCCGCTCTGGTTCGTTCCTGAGGAATTCCTCCCGGATCTTCGCCGCGATCTCCGTCCGGTGCCTGAGGATGAGGATATCCTGAAGGACAGCGGCGTCGAGGTGAATCCTTTCGGTATGTCGGAAGGAAATTTCGTGACGAAGGACGACCTTTTCCAGCTGCTGAATGGCAAGCGGGATGAGGAAACGGGCGAGGGTGTGCTCGATGTGATCCGGAAAATGAATCTCAAGGGGAAGAAGCCGCTTGAGAAGATGCCGGAGGCGCAGGAGGGCAAGAAGCTGAAGGCAGAGTTCAAGGCCGATGAGGTTCTGAAGGATGCCGAGAAACCGCGTCGCGGAAATGAGGGCAGGGGCAGGAAAGAAGCGCCCCGCCAGGAAGCACCGGCCAAAGATGCACCGAAGGCTGATCCAAAACCAAAGGCAGAGGTGAAGGCCGAGGTGCAGAAGGTCATGAAGGCAGAAGCCGCTGCCAGCACCCGCCGCAGTGATAAGAACAAGAACGAAACAAAGGAAAAGGAAAATAACAAGAACCGCCGCGAGGTGAAGGAAGCGCCGCTTCTGGAAGCAGGAAAGGGTCCGGTGAAGGAACTGGAAGCGCCTGCTGCCAAAGAGGTGAAGGAAACCGCCAAGGAAGCGCCGAAAGAGGCTCCAAAGGAAACGGCCAAAGATGCCGCAAAAGAAGCACCCAAGGACGTGAAGGAAGCACCGAAGCAGGAAACGCCGGCCAAGGAAACGAAGGGAAAGAACGGAAAGAGGGACGAAGCGCCCGCTTTCACGGAGAAGGATTTCATCGACCGCCTGACGGACACCGCCAGCCGCGCCGGCCTTCTCTATAACCAGAAGGATCTCATTAATTTCCATATTTCCGTCAAATCCTCCAGGCTCGTCATCCTGGCAGGCATGAGCGGCACGGGTAAGTCCGGCCTCGTCCGCCTCTACGGCAAAGCGCTCGGGATTCCGGAAGAGAGGATCTGTTTCCTCCCTGTCCGCCCGTCCTGGATGGACGACGGCGACATCCTGGGCTACGTCGACATGAAGAATCTCGTCTACAGGAGCGCCGACACGGGTCTTGCCGAGCTTCTGATCGATGCTTCGCAGCATACGGACAAGCTCTACATCGTGTGCTTCGATGAAATGAACCTCGCCCGCGCCGAGCACTATTTCGCGCAGTTCATTTCCGCACTCGAGAAGGAAGGAAATCCGGTCATCCGTCTCTACAACCCGTCGCTTGCCCCGCGCCTCTACAATGGCGACCGCTACCCGGCAGACATCACCGTCGGCTCGAACGTCATTTTCACGGGCACGGTCAATGTCGATGAATCGACGTACCATTTCTCGGACAAGATCCTCGACCGTGCGAACGTCATCACGCTCCATCAGGGCCGCTTCAGGGACCTCATGGGCCTCAAGAGGAGAAAGAGAGCCCGCTATGATGAAATCGGCGCAAAGATGTTTGGTACATTCCGCGTCCGCGGAGGCCTGGGGCTCACTGAACGCGAGCTCGATCTCCTCGATGCGCTGAATGATGCCTTCCACGACAGCGGCATCCAGTGCGGCATCGGTTTCCGCGTTGCGCGCCAGATGGGAAGATACCTGGAAAACATCCCCGAAGGCTTCGGCTTCTCGAGGAAGGAAGGCATCGACTCCCAGGTTGTCCAGCGCATCCTGACGAAGCTCCGCGGCTCGTCCCAGCAGCTTTCGATACTCCTTTCGCTGAACGATAAAGGCGAGCTCAAGGGCACAATTCCTGCCGTTCTTGAGAAATTCTCCGACCTTTCGAATTTCGAAGAGTCGAAGCGTGTGCTGAAGATCAAAGCCGGGGAGCTGAAGCTCTATGATTACACGATCTAA
- a CDS encoding IS3 family transposase, protein MESLCRLSKVSRAAYYGWLNHIKSGRELLREKVAQEVMKTHQEYPDMGYRRINDWIKKDDNININVSDSLVLRIMRILNIKSVIKYKTDGCTRNAKDPKYIFENLLNRDFDAGVSNARWMTDVTEFKYTTADGVLHKLYLSAIIDGHDRRIVSYVIGDRNNTALAFETMEKALKENPGEHPMIHTDRGFQYTSNGFHKIVEKAGLVHSMSRVGCCADNGLMEGFWGMLKRERYYTRKFTSRKAVVSMINGYIYFYNNKRIQRKLHLLAPMEVFNAAPMAA, encoded by the coding sequence ATAGAAAGTCTCTGCCGACTCTCAAAGGTCTCCCGGGCAGCTTATTACGGATGGCTGAATCATATTAAGAGCGGCCGTGAACTGCTGAGAGAAAAGGTCGCACAGGAGGTCATGAAAACCCATCAGGAATATCCGGATATGGGATACCGCCGGATTAACGATTGGATCAAGAAGGATGACAACATCAATATAAATGTAAGCGACAGTCTGGTTCTTCGTATCATGCGGATACTTAATATTAAGTCCGTGATCAAGTACAAGACCGATGGTTGCACTCGTAACGCAAAGGATCCAAAGTACATTTTTGAAAACCTGCTGAACCGTGACTTTGATGCCGGCGTGTCCAATGCAAGATGGATGACGGATGTCACTGAATTCAAGTACACAACTGCTGATGGAGTTTTGCACAAGTTATATTTAAGCGCGATTATTGACGGCCATGATCGCCGGATTGTCTCTTATGTCATCGGCGACAGGAACAATACTGCACTGGCTTTTGAGACAATGGAAAAGGCACTTAAAGAGAATCCTGGAGAACATCCAATGATTCATACCGACCGCGGATTCCAGTATACAAGCAACGGATTCCATAAGATTGTTGAAAAAGCAGGACTGGTTCACAGCATGTCCCGTGTAGGCTGCTGTGCAGACAACGGTCTGATGGAAGGGTTCTGGGGAATGCTGAAGCGCGAACGTTACTACACACGTAAATTCACCAGCCGTAAAGCAGTGGTAAGCATGATCAACGGCTACATCTACTTCTACAACAACAAACGCATTCAGCGCAAATTACATCTTTTAGCTCCAATGGAAGTATTCAACGCAGCTCCAATGGCTGCATGA
- a CDS encoding restriction endonuclease-like protein, which produces MITRSKLPFSLTFETKKEGTISARRFTTDPDRLTGHFPAALALTENQDIFLRFEAPPGFRFTMDGLDIVTLPGQERESEQTYILPEGKKDILLFAGQDFPLVPGYYVMTVEGAGRAWYGILEINPRYMEKQSWQEMRDELVEEIKTLSFDFMKRNIHISRQLEGALGVNTEMLLRFYTIRDESPVVLNVLDELARTANSRLALRMKHVRTLGDRRTEPHIRPQHFHDRAGAPTTPALYTEMTWDVAENRFAKAILMKLDQNLFTFIKEIDGHVERLEDRQREIARFSRDREYRMGVKALSQFIDYRKRATLLRQSIRRVTLAPWYEETKGEMPETMPMAVFRDPRYSVLYRLYKNLENPFSSLDVSSFYQFQWKRTDKLYEMWGFLRFIKALMAKGWELEDGVAVLKEEGKYRLASLESGTEIRLKRENAEVRLVYDGIVPGNSADTSRDKAPLYTNNSHRQPDLRMDYYKEGLYYGSLVADFKYRDVLFLWQDENRSYSIRKQFNAYRDMNTRFYRDMTEAASLRDSRPVKEVWAVFPKEIPGRSDADYSLRFIPLAPGLPGNEELPDLLEKYIESI; this is translated from the coding sequence ATGATTACACGATCTAAACTGCCATTCTCCCTGACGTTCGAGACAAAGAAGGAAGGGACCATTTCCGCCAGGCGCTTCACGACAGACCCTGACCGCCTGACGGGTCATTTCCCGGCCGCCCTTGCCCTGACGGAGAATCAGGATATATTCCTCCGCTTCGAAGCGCCGCCCGGCTTCCGCTTCACCATGGACGGCCTCGACATCGTGACGCTTCCTGGGCAGGAGAGGGAATCTGAGCAGACATACATCCTCCCCGAAGGGAAGAAGGACATCCTTCTCTTTGCCGGGCAGGACTTCCCGCTCGTCCCGGGCTACTACGTCATGACCGTCGAAGGCGCCGGCCGCGCGTGGTACGGAATCCTTGAGATCAATCCGCGCTACATGGAAAAGCAGAGCTGGCAGGAAATGAGGGATGAGCTCGTCGAGGAAATCAAGACACTCTCCTTCGATTTCATGAAGCGCAATATCCATATTTCCAGGCAGCTCGAAGGGGCGCTTGGCGTCAATACGGAAATGCTGCTCCGCTTCTACACCATCCGTGACGAATCGCCCGTGGTGCTGAACGTACTGGACGAACTCGCGCGCACGGCCAATTCGCGACTGGCGCTGCGCATGAAGCATGTGAGGACACTGGGCGACAGGCGTACCGAGCCGCACATCCGGCCCCAGCACTTCCACGACAGAGCCGGCGCCCCGACGACGCCCGCCCTCTACACGGAAATGACATGGGACGTCGCAGAGAACCGCTTCGCCAAAGCGATCCTCATGAAACTCGACCAGAATCTCTTCACCTTCATTAAGGAAATCGACGGCCACGTAGAGCGCCTCGAAGACCGTCAGCGCGAAATCGCCCGCTTCTCCCGCGACCGTGAATACCGCATGGGCGTCAAAGCCCTCTCGCAGTTCATCGACTACAGGAAACGCGCGACACTCTTAAGGCAGAGCATCCGCCGCGTCACACTCGCGCCATGGTACGAAGAAACAAAAGGCGAAATGCCCGAAACCATGCCCATGGCCGTTTTCCGCGACCCCAGATACTCCGTCCTCTACCGCCTTTACAAGAACCTTGAGAACCCGTTCTCCAGCTTAGACGTTTCCTCCTTCTACCAGTTCCAGTGGAAAAGGACCGACAAGCTCTATGAAATGTGGGGCTTCCTCCGCTTCATCAAAGCCCTCATGGCCAAAGGCTGGGAACTCGAAGACGGCGTCGCCGTCCTCAAAGAAGAAGGCAAGTACCGCCTCGCCAGCCTCGAATCCGGCACAGAAATCCGCCTGAAACGGGAAAACGCAGAAGTCCGCCTCGTCTACGACGGCATCGTCCCGGGAAACTCCGCCGACACCAGCCGCGACAAAGCGCCCCTCTACACCAACAACTCCCACAGGCAGCCAGACCTTAGGATGGACTACTACAAAGAAGGCCTCTACTACGGCTCCCTCGTAGCCGACTTCAAATACAGAGACGTCCTCTTCCTCTGGCAGGACGAAAACAGAAGCTACAGCATCAGGAAACAATTCAACGCCTACCGCGACATGAACACCCGCTTCTACCGCGACATGACAGAAGCCGCCTCCCTAAGAGACAGCCGCCCCGTCAAAGAAGTCTGGGCCGTCTTCCCCAAAGAAATCCCGGGAAGAAGCGACGCAGACTACAGCCTGCGGTTCATCCCCCTGGCCCCGGGCCTTCCAGGCAACGAAGAACTCCCGGATCTGCTGGAGAAATATATAGAGTCGATATAG